One genomic window of Ziziphus jujuba cultivar Dongzao chromosome 4, ASM3175591v1 includes the following:
- the LOC107416984 gene encoding B3 domain-containing protein At5g26805: MASEIGKESEAMVVHQMYQNPWKIKKILIEPDIALDRMFKFTKTETEHIFGNMTSDKVEKAKQGEDVRVKMVDLDTELTEFELSFRKVRNGQVFGFKRGWVTHFVVRRRLKVGEEIGIFVDQTSSKFYFSVLSRANVYN, translated from the coding sequence ATGGCTTCAGAAATTGGGAAAGAAAGTGAGGCAATGGTTGTACATCAAATGTATCAGAACCCATGGAAGATCAAGAAGATCCTCATTGAACCAGACATCGCACTAGACCGAATGTTCAAGTTCACAAAAACAGAAACGGAACATATATTTGGCAACATGACCAGTGATAAAGTTGAAAAAGCAAAGCAAGGAGAAGATGTGAGGGTAAAGATGGTGGATTTAGACACAGAGTTGACTGAGTTTGAGCTATCATTCAGGAAGGTCAGGAATGGCCAAGTCTTTGGGTTTAAACGTGGTTGGGTAACTCATTTTGTTGTTAGGAGGAGGCTCAAGGTCGGTGAAGAAATTGGGATATTTGTGGATCAAACTTCTTCTAAATTCTATTTTTCTGTATTGTCTAGAGCCAATGTGTACAACTAA